The Plasmodium yoelii strain 17X genome assembly, chromosome: 8 DNA window catataatttaaataaaaataagggacgaaaaaaaaatagttttcCAGTagcaaataattataattgcAATATTAAAGATGAATATAATGGCaacaatataaaacaaatttcAGAAAATGACGATAAAATTGCTAGTATTGGGAATAATAAtgagaataataataacgaagATAACAatgttgaaaataataataaatattatgatgattattataatacaGATGACAATGAAGACGATgagtataataatagttcTCTTTGCAATAAAAATGAGTTGGAAAAAATATCTcaaattgaaaatataatatctaGAAAGATGagatcaaaaaaaaataatgatccTAACAATTGTTTGAATGAACCatatgatgatgatgaaagtgagttatataataatattgaattTGATCGAATTAAAATTGATAATATCCTTGCTGGCACAATAAATTTAGAAGATAAAAAcgaaaatttaattaataatatactaGAATTggaaagaagaaaatatacaATTAACTGTATTATAGACACATTACGAAAGGAAAATAAAACTGAATATAAGATAGATAGCAAAACAGagttgaaaaataaaattaatccAAGCATTTATGAATTATATTCAGATAAAtctaattataatatttataatacaaaaatgtgtgtaaattattttctagaTGAAAAAATGCATTCGcctgaaaataaagaatttatacaaaaattttTTGTTGAGAAaaatactaaaaatgtttattttgtacaagtatttaaaaataaaaataagggtcgaaagaataataaagaaaGTTCTCGTGTGAGTGCCAAATTGGATAATAACAGTGAAATTCATAATGATAATTctgaaaacaaaaatatgaacattaATCAAGTTTATGGCGAGGAAAAGACCCCCGTTTTTCAGCATTCGGACAAAATATTCGAAGATAACTACAACACTTTTGTTAACAATAAATTGAATGAAAAAAGTTTTAGTACATTTCCATCAAATACATGTTCTGAGGATACAAAAAATCCAAGTGTCGATTTCTCAGAAATGCtggataaaaatgaagatgaaGAGAAACGAGACGAGAATGATGCAAACTGTGgcatagaaaataataatgctaatcaagaaaaaaaaaaagaagaaatggaaaataaaCGCGAGACAAATGAAAAcaataatagtaaaaataaatcagaatattttaattatcaATTAGGattaataatagaaaaattttataaatttaacaaagataataaaaacaaagataataaaaataaagaaaataaaaagaagGATAATTGTGAAGTGgataaaaaagaaacagAAGAAGacgaaaaaaagaaaacgcCTCGAAATGAAAATGATCAAGCTTTCTTCGacgaatataaaatatatattgaacaaaataaacaaatcgAAACAAATGAGGTAGGTTGTGTCGAAATTAAAGATACACAGAAAATTCAAATAGATCGAAATAGGGACGATGTCGAAGGAGAAAAggtagaaaataataattatggtgatgaaaaaaaaaatatattggaTCAAGAAACAATAGTGCAAAATTTTGGAGAAGCAAACGAATTTGAAATGGTTCAAACtagtaaagaaaaaaaaaaagatgaagaaaattatcaggaaaataatttttctttagaagaaaaaataaatataaatgcaaaAATAGGAGAAATAGATGAGATCGATGAAATAGACGAAATAGATGAAATAGAAGATATTAGAGAATATAAAAGGGAACTAAATGAAGATAACAtagaaattgaaaaaaataaattaaaagattTATCTATACAACCAAATTTATATGGTATAACcaaaaatgaaacaaattATATGCTTTTTGAGGATGAAGGAGTTGATGATGACGacgatgatgatgatgaagaaGAAGATGATGAAGACGAAGAATATGAAGAAGAGGACGAAGAAGaggaagaaaataaaacaataatagAAGAAATGGATAATATAGAAGcatataacaaaattaatgATAGCGAtcaaactaaaaaaaatagtactGAGCAAGAACATGCTTTGAAAACTGAAAATAATACTGATTGTGATAAATACAGTATAAACATAATTGatcaaaaaaatgttattgaAGACACAATGAAAAGTGATATcaacaaacaaaatatatcattatttgatagaaataatattctatttaaaaaagaagataATATTACAGAAagaaaagaagaaaatgatgaatttaaaaatagtatagatataaatattgataatttagaaaaagaCAAAAGAAAAATGGAAGAatttgtaaataattttcaagaaaatcaaaataaaacgATGAacgatttaaaaattaaagctGAAAATGAACTTGAATATTCTGAAAATAGCAATatgaataatgaaaataaagattataataatgaatatgcACACAATTTggataaatttgaaaaaacgAATGAATTAAATAACTACAGAAATGAAGCTAGCTTaatgaattataaaaatgaagaaaataatgatataaaaaatatacaaaattataataataataatactgaAAATGGAAATTTCAAAGGTAATGACaatatatgttataataataaccaTAATGATGCTAATCAAAACAATACAATAAATcatgaaaatatgaatatagaattggatattaaaaatatactcaataatgataataatatatttaaaaacataaacggaaaaaatatatttataaaagatatggtaaatgaaaataatcaGTATGCACATGATTATTGTGATATTGAAGataatgtaaaatataaaatgttagaCCAAtcaaaaaaagataaaatagagataataaaaaccaaaataaaaaaaaacaaaaaattaacCAAAGATGATTTCAAATTGTTGTCTGAAGTATTACATCATAAATTCttattaaatgaaataagTGCTATTGGTAATTACAAagtaaattataaaaattccTATGGTATATTGGAGCTTGAAGAATATAAATTACAAAAAGAAATGCAAAGTAAGACATGTGATTGTTTATCCATTGGATTAACAACACATGAAAGAGAGTTTTTACATGAGTTTCAACTTTTTATGCCCGATGTAAATATTAtggatgataaaaatattttatatatattgaggCATTCAAAAGATGAGCAAAAATGCATTTTTATGTCCTTTTTAGAGGAAAACAAAATTGCCTTGTAACGTTTTATTTGTgtcataataaaaataaaacgatGTAGATATATGCAAATTTCCATCATTGCCTCTATtatcgttattattatttattacgCCTGTGCGACCTGGGAATTATATACTGTTATACTACAGTTCAATGGTATTATAGAAAAATGAATGTCTCATGTAACaactataatataaaacatacaTGTAAATATGCTGATAAAAAATAGcatgaattatatatagataGAAAGCTATATATTGCAAATTAAAACGTATGAGAAAGAACTAAAATTGAGCGTAGcaaattatttgaaataaTTACCAAATCAtaatcatataataaaaaaacatttaatatCAGATATAAGCCTTAATCAACATCCAATTAAATGAAtgatattgaaatattatatacataaatactGGAGACGtagagagaaaaaaaaaaaccaatAGATATGTTCCCTGCATATTAACATTATAAGGCtattatatatgtgcatataatGATACCAAAAATTGTCATGAAATACAATGTAactttaaattaaaaaaaaaaatatacaaaataaaatataaattatatacacCAATTATTTGTGAACGATTTGCCAAGacattttttattccatTAAATAatcctttatatatatttcattcttcattttttttgtgttttgTCTCAATATTTCATACTTATCGATATGCATATAGTATTTGTATGTATACAAATGGTATAAAAACGTTATATGTAATTTTATAGTGAGCAAAAAAAGCTTCCAAAAAATTTTCACATTACGAAattcatatatgtatactccggtgatatacataattgttttattctatatattgtttttattttttaagttatatgACTAATTTTTCgtggtatatatttttactatgCATACGTAATAAATTTGAAGATAATTATACATGTATGCattatcataatatttttttcatttttgaaatttatttttaaaaaatatgggtTTTACTGTTTTTTTCATGTAATAAAaaactttaaaaaaataaaaaggaaaaatttAAACGTcatgataaaatatttaataaagaatatgtgccttatttataaaaatctaTAGGCGAAATAAATTAGTATTTAAAAGTAAATGCGTAATTTCCTTTTGTATGCagtgaaaataaataagatacaaaatggaaaaatgaCTAATGGAATTATAATATCCATTAACTAAGTAtccatatataataacatacTTATAATATTCAAATAAGCAGATATGGTATaatctttttcattatacatttttatttcatgtgATATTTCGGAAAATAATACAACGgttaaaaaatagaaaacacaaaatataaaaatcgaCAAAAAagtaattataaaattgattatttattaaaatccAGTGATGTCATTGTTTTTAACTCAttgtaaaatatttgtaaagctatatttatatttttttaatttgttaaaatattttaaaaaataatgaatttcTTTTATATCGAGTTGttgcttttatttttaattcattcaTAAGTACTTGGGCGTGCATTTAAGCACATTTATGTAAGTCCATTTATGTAAGTTCATTCATGCAATGTATACATATGAAAATTCGAATactatatattacatatatacatacatttcGAACAAATTGGCCCTTTTTTTAAACTTTCTGGGGTTGTGATGCTAAATTGTATATTTCAAGAATACGAAAAGTAATTTCCGTAATTATACCCTCATTATAGCCTcattatatgtgtatatatttcaaaCATATAGTTTgtttagttttattttatttttttttgcaattcTTTATATTTGGGGATTAGTCCTATTTTgcatgatatatattaatgtaaAATCTAATGAAACCATAACTTTTATTGAGTATGTTTGTCTCTCCTTTCGGGTTTTTGATTGCACTGTTTGGGTTTTTTAACTTAATTGACTTTTATTTAAGTGATGAATTTGAAAGAATTGAGTATAATCAAGATttgacaaaaataaaatattatgattcTCCTAAGCATATTGATAAgggttatttatataaacatgTAGCAAAATCATTATTTCAAGATTTAATTGTAACCGTAAAAATCGATAAAAATGATCTATCTCATGATGTAATAAGtttaccaaaaaaaaaaagttatataaaaatagtaggAGATTGGAGTAAATATCCAAagcataaatataatatgatatgTTTGGCATTTGTACAAAGAAAAGGTACAAAACTAAATAAACAACAATTATGTACAGACTCAGATTTTACATCAAATGATTCTTATAAAGTAtgttataaagaaaataactATTCTATAAaaagtttatttttatattttgaactATCTCAGggttattttaaaaaattattttcattatttaatataccAGTAATAgttaatatagataatacACAAGTTAATTATactaacaataataatgtaaaGGATGAAAAACCAATTCTAGATTTATTTGTATGTTATAAATCTAATGATGAGCCAGTTTCCATTTTAGGAAAAGTTATATTTAATTCTTATCCAAAAGGCATAAAAAATGAGCTTGATGAATATAATACTATTTATACTAAATCATTTTTAACGTCAAATTGGGATTATTCAATTTTTATTCAAGCAGAATATTTAACGATATATAATagaatagcattttttaaaatacctcatgattttaataaagataaagataaaaaatgtgCACCGTTTTGGAATTATGCTATATTAGGTGCAGGcccaataaataaattaaaaagagAACCACATTCTGTAATAACAGAAAATCATATACAATACTTTTTTACAAATGATAATAAACtgattaattattatataccatATATTAAAGACAATGATTTACAAATTAATGATAATTATgcaatttgtttatattctGACGAAAATGATTTTGAAGGAATAGAACTCGTAAatgtacatttttatattaacttAACAGattctattattataatatttttaattatttttatcattgtGTTTATACCACTCATTTTTTCACTAACCTATTTATGTGCCAtcttaaaaattaacaacCTTAAGGtaaaaatgcaaaaattaaaattattaaacaGAAAAGATGAAATTGAAGATAGGCTTCAAAAGGAATTAAATTTGAATCAGTACGAATATCCATAGTTTTCTTCTtccgaaaaaaaaaaacaagacATAAATCCGCATAACTATTTATTTGTATGCATTCATTTTACGATGAATACAATTTATAAGCTACATGAGCTTAAGTGTCCGAATACCagtcatatattttttatcaaattatatGATGAATAAGACAACGTTTTCAAGGACTAACAACCCCtatatacacatatgtatattatttttgttgtgTATGAACTTGAACTCGAtgtctttcttttttttaatactatTTTCAATTTATTAGGAGAAAAATATCTCTTACTTTGAATTTCAAATTTTATGtgccatttttttcttctccTAATATATGATAAGATAATCATATCGAagctttatttaattcatgtttttttgttattacgTCATTCCCCCGTTATTATCGTGGCGCTATTTTAGTTACATATCATTCTACTGTATATATTTAGTCAATTCATATTGTTAACACTATTTAATTATTCGTAATTTcagttatatataataaaacaaaagaacATTTATGCATTGCATAATATGTGTGTGcgtatttattattacatttttatgttatattgttttgatattatttttttacaaaatgtttttttcatatattaattcactAACTTATacacataaaataaatgatttaaaaactTAATAAATCacaaaagtatatatatgtgcacatgcatatatacatataagaaaaatgtaaaattaaaaaattgctCAACATTCTATGTATATAGAATTTTCAGTATTAATATAATCGCTTAATGTTATTTGGTCTATGGATACATTTTGATACTTATCATATtgcaaatttattatttctccAATAATTGATGAATTTTGATAtcccatattttttaaatctgaTAAAATAGTATTGGCATGTTCTCTTTCTACAATTGCCATTAATCCTCCACTTGTTTGAGGATCAAATAAGATTCCATACTTATCATTTAATATAGCTTcatctaaatttataatattattacataaataatgattttttttatacatagatgaatatatattattttgtatgcATTCTTGTACTCCCTCTgcaatattaattttattcagATTAATCTTTGCcccaataaaatttatattatctaattcattacatttattatcattacctttttgatttatttcgttatttgaaatattattacttacacattttatataatattctcTTCTTGAACATTTAATCATTTCATTTAAATGTCCTAATATTCCAAAACCGGTAACATCTGTACATGCCtttgcattattttttaaaaaatataatccaCCTTTTCTATTTGATATTAGCATTTCATCAAGGCAATTATAAATCCATCTAGCTTTTGCTTTTTTAGATATATGTGCAGCCATAATGAATCCAAATCCAAAGACTTTTGTTGTAATTATTACATCCCCCGGTTTTACCTCTATACTCCCTTTGGGCAAAAAATGATATGCTTCATTTAATTCATTCACTTTATTAATAGAATTGTTCCCAACTTGGTTTGTCTTATCTAATACACTCTCGTTATTCTGTGATTTCCTAATTTCTTctttatctttattattatttttttttttttttatcttccCTGTTACAGCCAAACCAACATAATTTTCAGTCCCTGCACAAGTATGCCCACCACTTAAGACAcatttttcttcttttaatttttgacAACAGCcagttaatatattttctaatctttgttgtaattttttttcaatattatcttttattattaatacacATAAAGCACATATACCTGTTCCCCCCATGCTATAAATATCAGATAAACAATGAATAGCAATTACTTCtcctaatatatattcatcatcaataaatgatttaaaaaaatctaTTGTCTGAACAAGTGCAGGACTTTCTTCACTTCTTTTTGATTTGCTATGAACAAATATACAGCAATCATCACATCCTTCTACACCCAAATATACATTAGgtgatgtatatatatttaatgattttAAAGAGTTTGATAAAACATTTGATGGCACTTTTGATCCACATCCTCCACATGTATtcctatttattattttatctatACTTTCTTTTATGTATAAATCaattttttcacttttttctatattagttatttgtttattttcaattttggagttttttacaattattgTCCATTTACCAGATTTACCTTTAGGggtattattttcatttggaTCCTCTTCTACCTTGTTTGAAATTTGATAGGTCGTATTTTTCCTTACTATTAAtcttttttcatattcttttttataaaaatcgtAAATATATTCAGGCAAATCATTGTTCGTTTTGGTcttcaaatttttatttatatcactacaattatttttatcttttgcTTCACATGTATCGAGAATATTGGAAGTTGAACTCATTTGGTTATCACAAGATGGATTCtctctttttatattttcatttttctcgTTTTCTTGCCTTTTTACTTCTTCTATACTAATGTACTCATTTTTAAACACACTATTATAaatgtttaaatatatagttcGACAAACTGTAtaatcattataattatttatttgatttaaaaaatatatattattgtcgTTTTTATATTGGCAAAACGTGTTAATAGTATCactatttaatatattatattttgaat harbors:
- a CDS encoding selenide water dikinase, putative produces the protein MWICKKIDPVVDIVIIGFGVRSKRFIEIFLESKELKGVNIILISKDSFIFLNKDVQNINACKESYVDLYKYCKERNILFINEKIDHIDSINKTIHFYSDRNNLNYDYLLCDFDYKSSYLLNKDLSNMNIYPYKNINLFFYYIHIIYLSLIQASKANNNNFINNYYKWKSYFTEHITIKKFYNFFSYNDKYVEDIFLMYDKVVSGFNFDIENGDVTPIDNTSNVGQGIVLSSEIKNMQTNQKNENDNCISLLLLSDNNDLGKMIYLSIIENIKEIASYVKIKYIYIESDTHINDKKTKIDFCENYEIIRSVESINKIDNNYVIKCVCNKNEIVLYNYNECINVTNIKYPSYFYNSKYNILNSDTINTFCQYKNDNNIYFLNQINNYNDYTVCRTIYLNIYNSVFKNEYISIEEVKRQENEKNENIKRENPSCDNQMSSTSNILDTCEAKDKNNCSDINKNLKTKTNNDLPEYIYDFYKKEYEKRLIVRKNTTYQISNKVEEDPNENNTPKGKSGKWTIIVKNSKIENKQITNIEKSEKIDLYIKESIDKIINRNTCGGCGSKVPSNVLSNSLKSLNIYTSPNVYLGVEGCDDCCIFVHSKSKRSEESPALVQTIDFFKSFIDDEYILGEVIAIHCLSDIYSMGGTGICALCVLIIKDNIEKKLQQRLENILTGCCQKLKEEKCVLSGGHTCAGTENYVGLAVTGKIKKKKNNNKDKEEIRKSQNNESVLDKTNQVGNNSINKVNELNEAYHFLPKGSIEVKPGDVIITTKVFGFGFIMAAHISKKAKARWIYNCLDEMLISNRKGGLYFLKNNAKACTDVTGFGILGHLNEMIKCSRREYYIKCVSNNISNNEINQKGNDNKCNELDNINFIGAKINLNKINIAEGVQECIQNNIYSSMYKKNHYLCNNIINLDEAILNDKYGILFDPQTSGGLMAIVEREHANTILSDLKNMGYQNSSIIGEIINLQYDKYQNVSIDQITLSDYINTENSIYIEC